Below is a window of Streptomyces sp. WMMB303 DNA.
CTTGTGGGCGCACAGGTTGAGGGGAAAGTTGAACGGAGCGATCCCCAGGACCGGGCCGTAGGGGAAGCGGCGGGTGAAGGCCAGCCGGCCCGTACCGCCCGCGTCCGAGTCCAGGCGCTGGGCCTCGCCCCCGTTGAAGCGGCGCGCCTCCTCCGCCGCCCAGCGGAAGACGGAGATGCAGCGGCCCACCTCGCCGCGCGCCCACTTCATCGGCTTGCCGTTCTCCGCGGAGATCAGCTCGGCGATCTCGTCCGTGCGCTCCACGAGGCGGCGGGTGATGTGGTCCAGCGCGGCGGCGCGGACATGCGCGGGGGTGGCGGAGAACTCACCGGCCACCGCGGCGGCGGCGGCCACGGCCTCCTCCACCTGCGCGGAGGTGGGGATGCTGACAGTGCCGACGTGCCTGCCGTCCCAGGGCGAGGTGACATCGAGCGTGGTGTCGCCGGTGGCCTTGCGGCCGGCGAGCCAGAATGCGTGAGGAGAAGTCGCTGTCACTGCGGATCGCCTTCCGGATGCGGGAGAGTGCCTCGGTTCCAGCGTCCACGGTAGGGCGTCGCAGCCCGTCCGCTTCTTCGCCGGGGTGGAGTACTTCGGCGGTGCCGTCATACGGATTGGCACTGTACGCGGCGCGCTCCGGTCCGGGCGGGTTGTCCCCGTACGCCCCGGTACCCGACGCGAACCCCCGGACGGCGACCGCCGGCGGCCCCACCGGTCGGCTCCGCGGCAGCCGCACCGGCGGCGGGACCGGCGACGCACCCGCAGACGTGCCCGCCGGACGTCACGTCGGCGTCGCGCCGGGCGGAGCAGCCGATGCCCGGAGTCAGCCGGTGGCCTTGAGAGCCAGCCAGAGCTCCATGCGGACGTCCGGGTCGTCGAGGGAACGGCCCAGGATCTCCTCCACCCGGCGCATGCGGTACCGCAGCGTGTGGCGGTGCACCCCGAGTTCGGCGGCCGCGGCGTCCCACTGCCCGTGCCGGGACAGCCAGGCGCGCAGCGACGCCACCAGATCGCCCCTGCCGTTCGCGTCATGTTCCCGCAGCGCGCGCAGCAGCCCGTCGGCGAAGGCGCGGACGGCGTCGTCGGCCAGCAGCGGCAGCACCGACCCCGCCGCGACGTCCTCGTGCTCCACCAGCGCCACCCCGCGCCGCCGCGCGACCGACAGCGCCTGATCGGCCTGCTTGAAGGCGACCGCGGCCGCGGCCAGACCGACCGGGGCCGAGACGCCGATGGCCAGCCCCTCCTCGCCGCCCCCGCCGGACCGCCCTCCGGGCTGCGCGGCGGACGCCGTCCCGGCGAACTCCGCGCACCCGGCCACCGCGGCGCCGCCGTCCGACGCCAGCACGACCAGTCGCGCCCCGTCCGGCACCACCAGCACCGCCTCCCCGTTGCGCGCCGCCGCGGTCTCGACCGCGTCCGCGAGCTCCTCGAGCGGCCAGACGATGCGGCTCAGCCGCCCCGTGTCCGACGGGTCGGCCTGCGGGCCGCCCGTGCCGACCACCACACCGGAGGCGGCGGAAACCCCCGTCCCGGCGGCCGCGCCTGCCGAGCCGCCCCGCCCACCGGTGACCGGCGGCTTCCCGGCGGCCTGCTTCGAAGCAGTCGACGGCGTCGACGGCCGGGCGGCGGACGACTGCGCGGACTGCTTGGCGGACGCCCTGGCGGACGCCTTCACGCCGCCGGGCCGCGCCACCTCCGACGCGGCAGGCACCACCCTGGGGGTGCCGGCCGCGGCCGCCAGGTCGGTCAGCCCGCACAGCTCACCCGCCCGCGCCAGATATCCGGCAGGCGCGGGAGACGACGGCCGGACCGCAGACGCGGTGGGCACCGGAGGCGGCCCGGCGGACTGGGCCGACTGCACCGCCGCGATGCCCTCCTGCGCGAACCGCGCGGCAGCGGCCGATGCCGGCTCCGCGACGATCACCCGCATCGGGGCGTCCAGCAGACCACCGTAGAGCTGCCCGGCCACCGCACGGGCATGCTCGCCCTCGCCGACGAGCAGCATCTTGAGCACCGCGGCACCCAGCCGCTGCTCCGCCTCCTGCAGCGCCCGGGACCGCTCCATGGTCAGGGTCAGCAGCGCGATGGC
It encodes the following:
- a CDS encoding PucR family transcriptional regulator ligand-binding domain-containing protein, whose protein sequence is MPPTLAALVQNSALRLSVLAGHSGLDATVRWAHSSELADPTPYMDGGELILFTGLKLDADDRGAMRAYVDKLVGKGVVGLGFAAGVNYEGVPQALVDACRGADLPLLEVPRRTPFIAISKAVSADIAAEQYRAVSAGFDAQREMTRAALSREGPSALLARLASQVDGWAALYDASGSVVATAPAWAVRRATRFVGDAERLRDRPAPASAVVSEGDGGDDRVELQSIGSGRRAKAVLAVGTAAPLGTAERYAVNSAIALLTLTMERSRALQEAEQRLGAAVLKMLLVGEGEHARAVAGQLYGGLLDAPMRVIVAEPASAAAARFAQEGIAAVQSAQSAGPPPVPTASAVRPSSPAPAGYLARAGELCGLTDLAAAAGTPRVVPAASEVARPGGVKASARASAKQSAQSSAARPSTPSTASKQAAGKPPVTGGRGGSAGAAAGTGVSAASGVVVGTGGPQADPSDTGRLSRIVWPLEELADAVETAAARNGEAVLVVPDGARLVVLASDGGAAVAGCAEFAGTASAAQPGGRSGGGGEEGLAIGVSAPVGLAAAAVAFKQADQALSVARRRGVALVEHEDVAAGSVLPLLADDAVRAFADGLLRALREHDANGRGDLVASLRAWLSRHGQWDAAAAELGVHRHTLRYRMRRVEEILGRSLDDPDVRMELWLALKATG